One part of the Streptomyces ferrugineus genome encodes these proteins:
- a CDS encoding MFS transporter translates to MVNQFTINLGFYMLMPYLAAHLSGTLGLAGWIVGLVLGVRNFSQQGMFLVGGTLADRLGYKPLIIAGCVLRTLGFATLGLVDSLPALLAASAATGLAGALFNPAVRAYLAADAGERRVEAFALFNVFYQAGILLGPLVGMVLTGVDFRITCLVAAGIFALLSVVQIRALPARRAEDAGGRASDGGQGVLAQWRGILANRPFLLFSVAMIGSYVLSFQVYLALPLQVRRLGGDGEFGTAAVAVLFAVSGLSTILGQTRVTAWCKARYEPGQALVRGLAAMGLAFVPLLAATAVPVPESGAGLWLLAAVPPTLAALLLAVGTMIAYPFEMDTIVRLSGDRLVATHYGLYNTICGIGITVGNLGTGAALDAARAAGTPALPWITLIALGLACAAALYGLHRTGRLAAPPASEPLPTAV, encoded by the coding sequence CTGATGCCCTACCTCGCCGCGCACCTGTCCGGAACGCTCGGACTGGCCGGCTGGATCGTGGGACTCGTCCTCGGCGTACGCAACTTCAGCCAGCAGGGCATGTTCCTGGTCGGCGGCACGCTCGCCGACCGGCTCGGCTACAAGCCGCTGATCATCGCCGGATGTGTGCTGCGCACCCTCGGCTTCGCCACGCTCGGGCTGGTGGACTCGCTGCCCGCGCTGCTGGCCGCGTCCGCCGCCACCGGGCTGGCCGGAGCGCTGTTCAATCCGGCCGTCCGGGCGTACCTCGCGGCCGACGCGGGCGAGCGCAGGGTGGAGGCGTTCGCCCTGTTCAACGTGTTCTACCAGGCCGGCATCCTGCTGGGCCCGCTGGTGGGCATGGTGCTGACCGGAGTGGACTTCCGTATCACCTGCCTGGTGGCGGCCGGGATCTTCGCGCTGCTGAGCGTCGTACAGATCCGGGCCCTGCCCGCCCGGCGTGCCGAGGACGCCGGAGGGCGGGCGAGCGACGGCGGTCAGGGCGTGCTCGCCCAGTGGCGCGGCATCCTCGCCAACCGGCCGTTCCTGCTGTTCTCCGTCGCCATGATCGGCTCGTACGTCCTGTCCTTCCAGGTCTATCTGGCGCTGCCGCTTCAGGTGCGCCGGCTCGGCGGGGACGGGGAGTTCGGCACGGCGGCGGTGGCGGTGCTCTTCGCCGTGTCCGGGCTGAGCACGATCCTGGGCCAGACGCGGGTGACGGCGTGGTGCAAGGCGCGGTACGAGCCGGGGCAGGCGCTCGTGCGAGGGCTGGCGGCGATGGGGCTGGCCTTCGTCCCCCTGCTGGCGGCCACCGCCGTGCCCGTACCGGAGTCCGGGGCCGGGCTGTGGCTGCTCGCGGCGGTTCCACCGACGCTCGCCGCACTGCTGCTGGCCGTAGGCACGATGATCGCCTACCCGTTCGAGATGGACACCATCGTCCGCCTCAGCGGTGACCGGCTCGTCGCCACCCACTACGGGCTGTACAACACGATCTGCGGTATCGGCATCACCGTCGGAAACCTGGGCACGGGCGCCGCGCTCGACGCCGCCCGCGCGGCCGGGACGCCCGCGCTGCCGTGGATCACACTCATCGCGCTGGGCCTGGCCTGCGCGGCCGCCCTGTACGGCCTGCACCGCACCGGCCGACTGGCGGCACCGCCCGCGTCCGAGCCGCTGCCGACGGCCGTCTGA
- a CDS encoding NADH-quinone oxidoreductase subunit A, translating into MDAWQPLLVLLGVVVAGLAALYGLGLWLAADRTPLDSGPFSGGLAPGEHAVSRFHVRWYAVTMIFLAFDMEMLFMYPWVKVVSEVGTPAVVEMFLFLGILFAGVAYAWREGALRWT; encoded by the coding sequence ATGGATGCGTGGCAGCCGCTGTTGGTACTCCTCGGTGTGGTCGTCGCGGGCCTGGCCGCGCTCTACGGGCTGGGGTTGTGGCTGGCCGCCGACCGGACCCCGCTCGACAGCGGTCCGTTCTCGGGTGGTCTGGCGCCGGGCGAGCACGCGGTCTCCCGGTTCCATGTCCGCTGGTACGCGGTCACCATGATCTTTCTGGCCTTCGACATGGAGATGCTCTTCATGTACCCGTGGGTGAAGGTCGTGTCGGAGGTCGGGACCCCGGCGGTGGTCGAGATGTTCCTCTTCCTCGGCATCCTGTTCGCGGGCGTCGCGTACGCATGGCGTGAGGGGGCGCTCCGATGGACCTGA